cctataccagtctgctgttcccacatgcttcaagagggccaccattgttcctgttcccaagaaagctaaggtaactgagctaaacgactaccgcccgtagcactcacttccgtcatcatgaagtgctttgagagactagtcaaggaccatatcacctccaccctacctgacacccttgacccactccaatttgcttaccgcccaaataggtccacagacgatgcaatctcaaccacactgcacactgccctaacccatctggacaagaggaatacctatgtgagaatgctgttcatcgactacagctcggcattcaacaccatagtaccctccaagctcgtcatcaagctcgagaccctgggtctcgaccccgccctgtgcaactgggtactggacttcctgacgggccgcccccaggtggtgagggtaggcaacaacatctcctccccgctgatcctcaacactggggccccacaagggtgcgttctgagccctctcctgtactccctgttcacccacgactgcgtggccatgcacgcctccaactcaatcatcaagtttgcggacgacacaacagtggtaggcttgattaccaacaacgacgagacggcctacagggaggaggtgagggccctcggagtgtggtgtcaggaaaataacctcacactcaacgtcaacaaaactaaggagatgattgtggacttcaggaaacagcagagggaacacccccatccacatcgatggaacagtagtggagagggtagcaagttttaagttcctcggcatacacatcacagacaaactgaattggtccactcacacagacagcatcgtgaggaaggcgcagcagcgcctcttcaacctcaggaggctgaagaaattcggcttgtcaccaaaagcactcacaaacttctacagatgcacaatcgagagcatcctggcgggctgtatcaccgcctggtatggcaactgcaccgccctcaaccgtaaggctctccagagggtagtgaggtctgcacaacgcatcaccgggggcaaactacctgccctccaggacacctacaccacccgatgctacaggaaggccataaagatcatcaaggacatcaaccacccgagccactgcctgttcaccccgctgccatccagaaggcgaggtcagtacaggtgcatcaaagctgggaccgagagactgaaaaacagcttctatctcaaggccatcagactgttaaacagccaccactaacattgagtggctactgccaacacactgtcaatgacactgactctactccagccactttaatcatgggaaatgatgtaaatatatcactagccactttaaacaatgctaccttatataatgttacttaccctacattgttcatctcatatgcatacgttgatactgtactctatatcatcgactgcatccttatgtaatacatgtatcactagccactttaactatgccacttggtttacatacttatctcatatgtatatactgtactcgatatcatctactgtatcttgcctatgctgctctgtaccatcactcattcatatatccttatgtacatattctttatccccttacactgtgtatgacagtagttttttttggaattgttagttagattacttgctcgttattactgcattgtcggaactagaagcacaagcatttcgctacactcgcattaacatctgctaaccatgtgtatgtgacaaataaaatttgatttgatttgatttgatttgatttttatctCCTAATAGTAAATCTAGGGCTGATCCCATTTGGTCTAcagtttggtcgataggctgttggttgaCTGGGATTTCTTAAGTCGAGTAGCcgcaaaagttttttttcttcatggTGCACAtggacacctgtctgattcgcgCCTGTCTCAGTTGACTAATCCATTGCCGAGGCCaaggggatggcacagtccatcacggGAAGACGTGAtcctgaaattgtatatggttatattatgtacgggaatacccccctgaaatggacaaaaatgaatgggaaaacattggcattggacaaaccatatacacggtgtccaataccacccaattcggcatCGATTCGTgtaaagttgattgcaaatgccatatggcaaatgccagttGTAACACTTAAAAAATAACCAATAGGTGGATTGAGAACAATCCACCTGCAGattttcatattggaaatgtaacccaagtcaacatccaaaagcaaaattttgaaaaaatgatttttttgtcaaaaacttatcaccccttaaaaaagtgccttctggaccgtttttcgaaattctttcaattttttggggtcaattacacatgtgtaagaactgtatgaatatacttttgtccaattttattatcataatttCTTTTTTAATTTTACTTGCGCATAaggaatatgttttgtccatttggaatatgatttcataggaagtcaaaagtcaaaaagtcacttttttgggggccaaatgccataagaaatttgctcaaaaaaaaaaatcctgcagaaatgcaaaattgactggcctgatgaactcgggatggccgggcagtgatagttgttcctttccatcactcattgtgttgatttcatcatgtccatttgatGATGTTTTTtacactatagaatcatattgcaaatgcacgtgcattgttgtgcaactggtgattgaaaataggcacctggtaacccaaaaataaaaatatggttgtaaatgcatttaccggtacTCCTATTGTCCTTGCCCGCCATGtgagcaccctactacggccctctatccgtgggggccgtcctgagtgctttatggacagTTTAAAATATTCTGATGGAtacgcattgttgtgcaactggtgattgaaaataggcacatggtaacccaaaaataaaaatatggtttaaaatgcatttaccggtcattctgatattaatgcccgctatgggaacacaggatggccgggcagtgatagttgttcctttccatcactcgttgtgttgatttcatcatgtccatttggtgatgttttttcattgttgaatcatattgcaagtgcacgtgcatttgcaatatgtttcaatgggcatttaccatcacgaatttggcatgctcaaaaatcatgcagaaattcaaaattgactggcctgatgaacacaggatggcctggcagtgatagttgctcctttccatcgctcgttgtgttgacttcatcatgtccatttggtgatgttttttcactgttgaatcatattgcaagtgcacgtgcatttgcaatatggttcaacgggcatttaccatcacgaatttgtcatgctcaaaaatcctgcagaaatgcaacattgactggcctgatgaacacaggatggccgggcattgATAGTGGGtcttctccatcgctcgttgtgttgatttcattatgtccatttgtttatgttttctcacttttgctaagtcactgtgcatttgcaatatggttcaatgggcatttaccatcacgaatttgtcatgctataaaaaatcctgcaggaatgagaaattgactggcccgatgaactcgggatggctgggcagtgattctggttcatctcaatCGCTCGTTATGGTAGgatacctcactgtttaaacatattccaaatggacaagagtcaccagcaagtcaccgtccatcagtcaattagatatcattctgacaccaaactgatacaaactgacaccaaacccactttttccaactcgtttagtagccaactatcacatacttcagagctggcccaaaattcacaacgccttcggttcaaaccataaaaaaaacataaaacacgtagtCACGTTCTAGCTGTGGGTCCATTTCTtatgttatgtgtaggcctagctgaggcgaccccgaatcccaagtttcgggtcgataggtcatttggtgtccgagcaaaaccctaattgatgctgaaaatccactttaaTTCCATGACTTGAtatggggtccttgaatgagctatcggacagaaacgttggggtccgtctctatgggccgagacggtcgcaatgcacctagtcttgcgactctgggacatttctaaatgtcgtcattttcgtgatgcaaaaatgaattaaagtcattgcaaatgtacgaggctgtttctcggtccgagaaccttctagagccacctaactcaccacgcactatcgacctgaggtctagaacaggtttctaaagtttcggaactctaggtctgacggttcttttttagctcgaacaaagctaactattgcaggtactgtctgtctctacgcaccccaatacgtccctccttccaagctgtgtgtgtgtgtgatttagttttcctttgaaattttatgggaaaaatgactgatttacagttcatgggggttgcctaagcactcatatgaagttttggacagatctgacttttttaacccttcgaaacagcccctgagacaccaattatggcacttccggttggcacaggaagctataagtcaacacatatcctcattggggtatgcttttacagaatcctgagttttaagtctttacattaagaattgactgatttacacagggttgaatgcactatgtctatgaaactgcaggcagggtatggatatacacttttagggtgattttaaccacttccggttggtccaggaagcttagaatcaacacaggtagacctcatactggcctgatggactgtcacCGAAGACATGTTCATACGgcatttaggggtgcaggcaatgtattcctatggggagagaagtcaatgcaaactgtttgatgtaaacaccttcttttaactgttaagggttaatgccacacggtcaaggttaggcttgcacggatcgggaggaccttaggaacgtacctgaggtcgaattgtgtttctcaccctaacggatctctcactgtcacccaaaagcaaatgacattgtggggcaggcttcattttgggcctacttttctaatggtcgctgcgcttagaCCGTGCGAGCTACGGTCAaacgggatatctcgttgaactcggcacggcctagggataatggtaatgccattgcctgctctctgtgtctttaagcaccgcactttgtcactccatccttgctgtgtgtgtgtgtgtgagagcttttctttgacatctgttgggagaaatgactgatttacagttcaggagggttacctagtcacacatatgaagttttggaaataTGTGACtttttaacccttcaaaacagacagtgtgacccaattaaaggcacttccggttgacacaggaagctataaataaactcatatcctgattgggttatgcctttacagaatcctgagttttaagtctttacattTTGGAGACAAGGCcccgtcgtgattcgtgatgttttgtccaattgcaatatgattgcttatgccctcttgtgggattttccgGGACAGCTGAAAAATGAacaaaatttgattattttataaaacggaaaccgaatgtcccaGAGGTTAATGTTTGATGACTTCTTTACCGGTAGGAATGCTGCTTTGCCCACAGGTCccgaattttacaaacgttttggACGTCTGggagggaccgtacatttgcaatatggactttctcactaaccatacagcaaatgtcaaaatgttcccttgaGGTATGTAAAaataatggtgcaacactaataaatcaaatattattttataacaaatgcgcTTTCAGCTTGGTTTCAGAGCCCGGCTATGAGTAATCTACCTACACTGTTTCGGTCCTACAGGTGATGAGGGCATTGCTTGCAGAGATGTGCCTGGAGATTGTGCGGTTTGTATCTGAGGCCATCCTGGAGGTCATCATCCCTGCAATTTTCCGTTTTGTACGGATATACAGCCATGTGTCTCCAGTATCCAGCAAGTCTCTGACAGAATCAGAGAGATCCTCTAGCACAAACCTGAAGGTTCGCAAGAGAGGCAGCAGCAAATCCTCAAGGTCTTGCACGGCCAAATCAAGCTCCTCACGTAATGGGTATGTTCAGTCATTCCTAAAGAAACCTTTTTCACCTAACTATTCATAACCCATTTtgtgaaaatatgttttgttaTCTGTATAACAGTTTACTCTTAATGACCAGTTTAACTGATTACTGAATGATATATTAATGTCACTACCGTGTCTACTATTGAATATGGAATGCTGTATTGTTTGCTTTGTATTCTCAAAGGTCTCAGACAGTGTTGCCAAATActcagggagatggtgagtctaTATCATCTGAGCCACTCAGGGACTTTTTTGGGATTACTGAGGACAGTCTCCTCACTGGTGTCCAGGATTCCTTCAAAGAGTCGCTGAACAATGTCCTCTGTATCCAAAGAGAGGACCAGGTAGACACTCAAAGTCTATCCCGGGTTATTGTTGGAGAAGTGTCAAAGAAGGTCAATTCCATAATCTCTGTGGCCATCCAAACTCCCATCTCTGGCCGAATGTCCCCTGTTATTTTTGCCAGTGGTGGTGTCTCCAGAACCAAGGTTGTTGAGGAGATGGTGTCTGGCGTTTCCAACATACTTCAGATGTATATTAATGGGAAGAGTGTTGAACAGATTGTTGTTCTCAGAGAGGATGGTATTGAGGTGGATATGACACATTTAACAGGACAGGTCATGACAGCCCTCAGTGGCACTGTTTTGAACTTCAGCAATAAGGAAGAAAATGACCCCGACAAGAGGGAACTGCTTTGTGTTGTTGCTGACCATATGAAGATGCTTGAAGCTTGTAAAAGTCCTGAGGAGATGCTAAAACAAGGAGAGAGCAACCTCAATATCAAAGG
This genomic stretch from Oncorhynchus tshawytscha isolate Ot180627B linkage group LG21, Otsh_v2.0, whole genome shotgun sequence harbors:
- the LOC121840315 gene encoding uncharacterized protein LOC121840315 — translated: MRALLAEMCLEIVRFVSEAILEVIIPAIFRFVRIYSHVSPVSSKSLTESERSSSTNLKVRKRGSSKSSRSCTAKSSSSRNGSQTVLPNTQGDGESISSEPLRDFFGITEDSLLTGVQDSFKESLNNVLCIQREDQVDTQSLSRVIVGEVSKKVNSIISVAIQTPISGRMSPVIFASGGVSRTKVVEEMVSGVSNILQMYINGKSVEQIVVLREDGIEVDMTHLTGQVMTALSGTVLNFSNKEENDPDKRELLCVVADHMKMLEACKSPEEMLKQGESNLNIKGAKSSLRLSTQSMDRLLTEEFQTKATESIREIVKIFRGCTSCCSGTTSYCPTPRIGEIRDLMIDPEASELVSTFVSDMDNLTQSIRASCSPAQSEQILLENHQSKIWSYTVGCYYDMKNTLKRILTCPEKGYLASTFVESTKDYFTMVPTLCLDISFQ